In Microvenator marinus, one genomic interval encodes:
- a CDS encoding helix-hairpin-helix domain-containing protein, whose protein sequence is MQKSLIVLFLSLLAVSCAEETDAPTESVQPTGGGKGDQVDSGLAPTYEEFRAGLYCEEGGACIVQGDVPIWGEEALQEYYYSRRGLVQGLTVMNTSAVDAIWDRTERFDLRYCISDDFGERKAEVVQAFNAAVEEWEEIADVDLVYATEHDARCSTRNAQVVFNVRPGDDPFASYIARAFFPNYKEREKREVIIAMDEHDRMAESDTIEGDYTLQGVLRHEIGHVLGFRHEHIRDEANAYFCREGDDYRPITTYDATSVMHYPQCNGKGDWALTLSDIDRRGASFFYPDFNDYTAARCDEETRDGDVLDTCEPVVHQMLELANTATFEELDIWVGLDIRAAQIIVDTRRTTPFNTLQQLKDVPYIGPVSVMKMYDYLYKTGRCPVEFDDNGVVNAQCRPVVNRILELANTATQDQLDFEVGLDSRAAANIVVIRENRPFASFAELWDVSYVKATAFERMYFHLFE, encoded by the coding sequence ATGCAAAAATCGCTTATCGTCCTCTTTCTAAGTCTTCTCGCCGTTAGCTGCGCCGAGGAAACGGATGCACCGACCGAGAGTGTTCAACCCACTGGTGGTGGCAAAGGAGACCAGGTCGACTCAGGACTCGCGCCAACATACGAAGAGTTTCGTGCAGGGTTATACTGCGAAGAAGGTGGTGCGTGTATCGTTCAGGGTGACGTTCCAATCTGGGGCGAAGAAGCACTTCAAGAGTACTACTACTCACGACGAGGTCTGGTTCAGGGCCTGACCGTCATGAACACCTCTGCTGTGGATGCTATCTGGGACCGGACCGAGCGATTCGACCTCCGTTACTGCATCTCAGACGATTTTGGCGAGAGAAAGGCTGAGGTCGTACAAGCGTTCAACGCCGCCGTTGAGGAATGGGAAGAGATTGCGGATGTCGACCTCGTCTATGCCACGGAGCATGACGCACGATGCAGCACACGCAATGCCCAGGTTGTTTTCAACGTCCGGCCGGGCGATGACCCTTTCGCGAGCTATATCGCGCGCGCCTTCTTCCCGAACTACAAAGAAAGAGAGAAGCGGGAAGTCATCATCGCCATGGACGAGCACGACCGCATGGCCGAGAGCGACACCATCGAAGGCGACTACACGCTTCAAGGTGTGCTTCGCCACGAGATAGGCCATGTACTCGGATTCCGCCACGAACATATCCGCGACGAAGCCAATGCCTATTTTTGCCGTGAAGGAGACGACTATCGACCCATCACCACATATGACGCCACGTCGGTGATGCACTATCCTCAGTGCAACGGAAAGGGCGACTGGGCCCTGACGCTGAGCGATATCGATCGTCGTGGTGCATCGTTCTTCTACCCGGACTTCAATGATTACACGGCTGCGAGGTGCGACGAAGAAACCCGCGATGGCGATGTGCTCGATACGTGTGAGCCAGTGGTCCACCAAATGTTGGAGCTTGCAAATACGGCGACGTTTGAAGAGCTCGACATCTGGGTTGGCCTCGATATCCGCGCTGCCCAAATCATCGTGGACACTCGCAGAACCACGCCATTCAACACGCTCCAACAGCTCAAAGACGTGCCCTATATCGGTCCTGTCAGCGTCATGAAGATGTACGATTACCTCTACAAGACTGGGCGATGCCCGGTGGAGTTTGACGATAACGGCGTCGTAAATGCGCAATGCCGTCCTGTGGTCAACCGCATCCTCGAACTCGCCAACACCGCCACCCAAGACCAACTCGACTTCGAAGTTGGCCTCGACTCTAGAGCGGCCGCGAATATCGTCGTCATCCGCGAAAATCGGCCATTCGCCTCGTTCGCGGAGCTTTGGGATGTCAGCTACGTCAAGGCCACAGCATTCGAGAGAATGTACTTCCACCTTTTTGAGTAA
- a CDS encoding thrombospondin type 3 repeat-containing protein: MKRVLALALCFTVLALQACGDSTSGTNQNNQPGTNNTTGTNNPPGTNNPAGTNNQTIDPGADNDNDGIINSEDNCPGDANPNQEDADGDSIGDACDNCPGVANFDQADEDQDGVGDACADIIDPTGDDDGDGVLNGLDNCPDVANPDQTDSDNDLSGDACDNCPTVANFDQADSDGDGEGDACDGLLDPNADEDQDGVTNGNDNCPTVENADQLDTDGDGVGDACDNCPIVANFDQADTSQNGVGDACSDEDTDQDTVPDRIDNCPEEPNTDQGDIDGDGVGDACDNCGFVANADQADSDGDGTGDACTFIDTDQDGVTDDNDNCVDVANPDQTDRDLDGVGDACDNCPFIPNVLQEDADANGTGDACEGADTDGDGWPDFADNCPVDSNADQLDVDGDGIGDVCDNCVIVANDDQLDTDGDGEGDLCEGFNSPAPTDRQSFWDKCDDGTYSASNCTTECNDGIDNDGDGLIDIQDPGCVSPCDSSEDELVSGNTPTCISGDNSCFDSNPRCRQECLFDGDSGSGNDATDCEPPAGCDCYGCCGEGSCQDGTCRGSACTVDADCGAQQVCVDTNSDATADSCAPSCANGNDCPLGSTCTNGACSLSACTTDSDCGTFILDGSGCAKNLDCYNSGCGVCVNLSSRACTMDTDCYIDGMDRGGSCINGQCACGQEFCEACPEQCDGVDNNCDGDVDEVCTPNCVPTVEICDGVDNDCDGEVDEGCGGCTLEVCDGVDNDCDMVVDEGCPTCVPSAEICDGQDNDCDNQVDEGCPVCVPSPELCNNVDDDCDGEVDEDCTSCTPEAEVCDGVDNDCDGDVDEGCATCVPSLEICDGVDNDCDGDIDEGCSTCVPTAELCDGEDNDCDGNVDEGCPNCTFDGQTCAANDDCCSGYCNPDTLICGDEPNQCSGQLQDCTTTADCCSGLICGGGLCILL; encoded by the coding sequence ATGAAGCGGGTCCTAGCCCTTGCTCTTTGTTTCACAGTACTCGCCTTACAGGCGTGCGGTGATTCAACGAGCGGAACGAATCAGAATAATCAACCAGGTACCAACAACACCACGGGGACCAACAACCCGCCTGGGACCAACAACCCGGCTGGAACAAACAACCAAACCATTGATCCCGGTGCGGATAACGACAATGACGGAATCATCAATTCTGAGGACAACTGTCCGGGTGATGCGAATCCGAATCAAGAAGACGCAGATGGCGACTCGATTGGTGATGCTTGCGACAATTGCCCAGGGGTAGCGAATTTCGATCAGGCCGACGAAGACCAAGATGGGGTGGGCGATGCGTGCGCCGATATCATCGACCCGACGGGCGACGATGATGGGGACGGAGTGCTCAATGGATTGGACAACTGCCCAGATGTGGCAAACCCCGACCAGACGGATTCGGACAACGACCTGAGCGGAGATGCCTGTGATAACTGCCCAACCGTAGCCAATTTTGACCAAGCCGACTCGGACGGAGACGGCGAAGGAGACGCCTGCGATGGCCTTCTCGACCCGAACGCCGATGAAGACCAAGACGGCGTGACGAACGGAAATGACAACTGTCCTACCGTTGAGAATGCTGACCAACTCGATACCGATGGCGATGGCGTGGGAGATGCCTGCGATAACTGCCCGATCGTTGCGAACTTCGACCAGGCAGACACGAGCCAAAACGGCGTCGGCGATGCGTGTTCTGACGAGGACACAGACCAGGACACGGTGCCTGACCGAATCGACAATTGCCCCGAAGAGCCAAACACAGACCAGGGCGATATTGATGGTGATGGTGTTGGCGACGCTTGCGATAATTGCGGCTTCGTTGCGAATGCAGACCAGGCTGATTCAGACGGGGACGGGACCGGCGATGCATGCACCTTCATCGATACGGACCAAGACGGCGTCACAGACGATAATGACAACTGCGTGGATGTCGCAAACCCAGACCAGACCGACCGAGACCTCGATGGTGTGGGCGATGCGTGCGATAACTGCCCGTTTATCCCTAACGTCCTCCAGGAAGATGCGGACGCCAATGGAACGGGCGACGCCTGTGAAGGAGCGGATACGGACGGCGACGGCTGGCCTGACTTCGCGGACAACTGCCCTGTGGACTCAAACGCCGACCAACTCGATGTAGATGGCGACGGCATCGGTGACGTGTGCGATAACTGCGTGATTGTCGCGAACGATGACCAGCTTGATACCGACGGCGACGGAGAAGGCGACCTCTGCGAAGGGTTCAACTCCCCCGCCCCAACGGATCGTCAAAGCTTCTGGGATAAATGCGATGATGGAACCTACTCCGCGTCCAACTGTACAACTGAGTGTAATGACGGGATTGATAACGACGGCGATGGCTTGATCGACATTCAAGATCCAGGCTGTGTGAGTCCTTGTGATTCGAGCGAAGACGAACTGGTCTCCGGCAACACCCCTACCTGTATATCGGGGGATAACTCGTGTTTTGATTCCAATCCTCGCTGCCGCCAGGAGTGCCTCTTTGACGGCGATTCCGGATCCGGAAATGACGCCACGGATTGTGAGCCGCCAGCAGGATGTGATTGCTACGGCTGCTGCGGCGAAGGAAGTTGCCAAGACGGCACGTGCCGAGGCAGCGCGTGTACGGTAGATGCCGATTGCGGTGCGCAACAGGTTTGCGTTGACACAAACTCGGACGCAACTGCTGACTCATGTGCTCCGAGTTGCGCAAACGGTAACGATTGCCCACTTGGGTCCACATGCACCAATGGTGCGTGCTCCTTGAGCGCGTGCACCACCGATTCAGATTGCGGCACATTCATCCTCGATGGCTCGGGCTGCGCCAAAAACCTCGACTGCTACAACTCAGGTTGTGGCGTCTGTGTGAACTTGAGCTCGCGTGCCTGCACCATGGACACAGACTGCTATATCGACGGAATGGACCGCGGCGGCTCATGTATCAACGGACAGTGTGCGTGTGGCCAAGAGTTCTGCGAAGCTTGTCCTGAACAATGCGACGGGGTGGACAATAACTGCGACGGAGACGTGGACGAAGTCTGTACACCCAACTGCGTTCCTACAGTCGAGATCTGTGACGGAGTAGACAATGATTGTGACGGAGAAGTCGACGAGGGCTGCGGTGGATGTACGCTCGAGGTCTGCGACGGTGTCGACAACGACTGCGATATGGTTGTTGACGAAGGATGCCCGACCTGTGTGCCAAGTGCAGAAATCTGCGACGGCCAAGACAACGACTGCGACAATCAAGTCGACGAGGGCTGCCCTGTTTGTGTGCCGTCCCCGGAACTCTGCAACAACGTTGACGACGATTGTGATGGTGAAGTGGACGAGGATTGCACGTCGTGTACTCCAGAAGCAGAAGTCTGTGATGGCGTGGATAACGATTGCGACGGAGACGTAGACGAAGGATGCGCCACATGTGTGCCTTCACTCGAAATCTGTGACGGCGTAGATAACGATTGTGACGGAGACATCGATGAAGGCTGCTCCACGTGTGTGCCCACCGCTGAACTCTGCGACGGCGAAGACAACGACTGTGACGGTAATGTTGACGAAGGCTGCCCGAACTGCACCTTCGACGGTCAAACATGTGCCGCGAACGACGATTGCTGCAGCGGCTACTGTAACCCCGACACCTTGATCTGTGGCGACGAGCCAAATCAATGCTCGGGCCAGCTACAGGATTGCACCACAACCGCAGATTGCTGCTCAGGCCTTATCTGTGGCGGAGGCCTTTGCATCCTGCTCTGA